The Methylomicrobium lacus LW14 genome window below encodes:
- a CDS encoding helix-turn-helix domain-containing protein: MNNRRPLHVDEFLYFQGGECESLFAVKSGSFRSFMVNSEGVEQTIGFYLPGELLGLDSLQYGRFTCSLIALETCSVCELPLSRLTSLCSEIPGLPFQMMRVLGKEIASDHDKILALGHRSARSRIAGFLLTLSGRYDALGFSATEFNLSMRRHDIANFLGLTNETVSRQFTDLNKHGVITVKRRGVLINDLNALRSIVETGSAAPC, from the coding sequence GTGAATAACAGGCGGCCCTTGCATGTCGATGAATTTCTGTATTTTCAGGGCGGCGAATGTGAAAGCCTGTTTGCCGTTAAATCAGGCTCTTTTCGGAGTTTCATGGTAAATTCGGAAGGCGTCGAACAAACCATTGGCTTTTATTTGCCGGGGGAGTTGTTGGGTCTGGATTCATTGCAATACGGCCGCTTCACCTGTTCCTTAATCGCATTGGAAACGTGTTCGGTCTGTGAGTTGCCGTTATCTCGCCTGACCTCGCTATGTTCTGAAATTCCCGGCCTGCCGTTTCAGATGATGCGGGTCCTGGGCAAGGAAATTGCCTCCGATCACGATAAAATTCTGGCGCTGGGACATCGTTCCGCTCGGAGCAGAATCGCCGGCTTTTTGCTGACCTTATCAGGACGCTACGATGCGCTTGGGTTTTCCGCTACGGAGTTTAATCTGAGCATGCGCCGCCACGACATCGCAAATTTTCTCGGACTGACGAATGAAACGGTCAGTCGGCAATTCACGGATTTAAACAAACATGGCGTCATCACCGTTAAGCGGCGAGGCGTACTGATCAATGATCTGAATGCACTAAGATCGATCGTTGAAACCGGTTCGGCCGCTCCGTGCTAA
- a CDS encoding alpha/beta fold hydrolase produces MNSPIYPEDWPDLDKALYLRSIKLFSAVKNLLSVKLELYADTKVLQGDIFLFNHFSRFETFIPQFLIYENTGTFSCAIASGEFFKEKNMLSNYLQHVGVYPHDHPRLFAMLAGQILRGRKVIIFPEGGMIKDHRVIDKTGEYNIYSRMTGHRRKLHTGAAVLGQGVEAIKVAIRHAFDEGRLERLLHWQEQLQFDNLNELLAAAHKPTVIVPANITFYPIRASENLLFKSVEQISGGLSLRQSEELLIESNILLKDTDMDIRMGKPVNPCCVWDWRTHFIMNKVAPDIEKLDHVFKLKTDAKNWKERLLEHYFIKNAQCARDQYMKEIYANLTVNISHLASTLIMSLIGAKRRQIDKCRFYLVLYVAIKHLQKNTDIHLHSSLLNPDDYGGLPHGVSTRFEQFICFAKQAELIAERDGCYHFLPKLCEDYDFDRIRLENPIAVYNNEAAPLRTVLEALLASDAESRGIDPYRLAAWHFEDEQLSLAYERQTYADHSNGNMKHQETATADPSPFFIQPSEPNGFGILLIHGLLASPAELREYGRYLADQGYTVLGIRLKGHGTSPYALRDASLEQWFGSVQKGFNILKVYCSKLFVIGFSTGGALALKLAAEKPAEMIGLVCISVSIKFVNPAFMLVPLLYNANALVRWVSSFEGVKPFIEHAPEHPDINYWNMPVRALYELRRLIHQLESLLPSIATPTLVMYADQDPVVSPQSAEIVFNKLGTTHKELHPIKSAKHGILTENIGNSWAVIDGFLSQYRHNHVDEAITPRF; encoded by the coding sequence ATGAACTCTCCCATATATCCGGAAGACTGGCCGGATCTGGACAAGGCACTCTACCTACGTTCGATCAAACTCTTCAGCGCCGTCAAAAACTTGCTCAGCGTCAAACTAGAACTGTATGCCGACACGAAAGTGCTGCAAGGCGATATTTTTCTATTCAATCATTTCTCTCGCTTCGAAACCTTTATCCCGCAGTTTCTGATTTACGAAAACACCGGAACTTTCAGTTGCGCGATCGCCTCGGGCGAGTTCTTCAAGGAAAAGAATATGCTGTCGAACTATCTGCAACATGTCGGCGTTTATCCGCACGACCATCCGCGTTTATTCGCGATGCTGGCGGGACAGATATTGCGTGGACGCAAAGTCATTATTTTCCCGGAAGGCGGGATGATCAAAGACCACCGTGTCATCGATAAGACAGGCGAATATAACATTTATTCGCGCATGACCGGACACCGGCGCAAACTGCATACCGGAGCCGCGGTGTTGGGGCAGGGTGTGGAAGCCATCAAAGTGGCTATACGCCATGCTTTTGATGAAGGTCGGCTTGAGCGTTTGCTGCACTGGCAGGAGCAGCTGCAATTCGACAATCTGAATGAGCTGTTGGCAGCTGCACACAAGCCGACGGTGATTGTGCCTGCCAACATTACGTTCTACCCGATCCGCGCTTCGGAAAACCTGTTGTTCAAAAGCGTCGAACAGATCTCGGGCGGCTTGAGCTTACGCCAATCGGAAGAATTGCTGATCGAAAGCAACATCCTCCTCAAAGACACCGATATGGATATCCGGATGGGAAAACCAGTTAACCCCTGCTGTGTCTGGGACTGGCGCACCCATTTCATCATGAATAAAGTGGCGCCCGACATTGAAAAATTAGACCATGTATTTAAATTAAAAACGGATGCAAAAAACTGGAAGGAGCGGCTGCTGGAGCATTATTTCATCAAAAACGCGCAATGCGCGCGCGATCAATACATGAAAGAAATTTATGCCAACCTCACGGTCAACATCAGCCATCTGGCCTCCACTTTGATTATGAGTTTGATTGGCGCCAAACGGCGGCAAATTGATAAATGTCGGTTTTATCTGGTGCTCTATGTGGCGATCAAGCATCTGCAAAAAAACACCGATATCCATTTGCACAGCAGCCTGTTGAATCCGGACGACTATGGCGGTTTGCCGCACGGCGTCAGCACCCGTTTCGAACAATTTATTTGTTTTGCGAAGCAAGCGGAACTGATCGCCGAACGGGATGGCTGCTATCACTTTTTACCCAAACTCTGCGAGGATTACGATTTCGACAGGATAAGGCTGGAAAATCCGATCGCCGTCTACAACAACGAAGCCGCGCCGCTACGCACGGTGCTCGAAGCCTTGCTAGCGTCCGATGCAGAAAGTCGCGGTATTGATCCCTACCGTTTGGCCGCCTGGCATTTCGAAGACGAACAGTTGAGCCTGGCTTATGAACGGCAAACTTATGCAGATCATAGTAACGGAAACATGAAGCATCAGGAAACGGCCACTGCCGATCCGTCGCCATTTTTTATCCAGCCGAGTGAGCCCAACGGCTTCGGTATCTTATTGATCCACGGTCTCTTGGCCAGCCCCGCCGAATTGCGGGAATACGGCCGTTATCTGGCCGACCAGGGTTATACGGTGCTGGGCATCCGGCTTAAAGGCCACGGCACCTCGCCCTATGCCCTTCGGGATGCCAGCTTAGAACAGTGGTTCGGAAGCGTGCAAAAAGGCTTTAATATCCTAAAGGTTTATTGTTCCAAATTGTTCGTGATCGGCTTTTCGACCGGCGGGGCACTGGCGCTGAAACTGGCAGCGGAAAAGCCTGCCGAAATGATCGGACTGGTCTGTATATCGGTGTCGATAAAATTCGTCAATCCAGCTTTCATGCTGGTGCCGCTACTGTATAACGCCAATGCATTGGTGCGCTGGGTTTCCTCGTTCGAAGGCGTCAAGCCTTTTATCGAGCATGCGCCCGAACATCCCGACATCAACTACTGGAATATGCCGGTCAGGGCTTTATACGAACTGCGCCGCCTGATTCATCAATTGGAATCGCTGTTGCCCAGTATTGCAACGCCGACGCTGGTGATGTATGCGGATCAGGATCCGGTGGTGTCGCCGCAAAGCGCCGAAATCGTTTTTAATAAACTCGGCACTACGCACAAGGAGTTGCACCCGATAAAATCCGCTAAGCACGGCATCTTAACGGAGAATATCGGAAATAGCTGGGCCGTGATCGATGGCTTTTTAAGTCAATATCGTCACAATCATGTCGACGAAGCGATAACGCCGCGATTTTAG
- a CDS encoding L,D-transpeptidase family protein gives MSSKIFFMKISAALAFLTLLSALNCKAWATTYDLPANGNDSVITEFDDSFSLTRAEHNETLLDVARRFNLGQTEIVRLNPDTDRWHIKKDEVIRLANRRILPDTPRDGITLNIAEYRMYYYPPAEKGKAPQVISYAHGIGRQDWKTPLGKTRIVRKVKDPAWHPPESIRREHAANGDPLPAVVPPGPHNPLGAYMMHLDIPGGYLIHGTDIDKIYGIGMQITHGCVRMYPEDIEALYQSVPVGTPVYIVKQPIKVGWLDDTLYIEAHPDLEGETMTQDQRYAAALTLIEKANGQMLPAFDRHALEAALTRLNGEPTPIFKRPYLNEITASQITIN, from the coding sequence ATGAGTTCCAAAATATTCTTCATGAAAATTTCCGCCGCATTGGCTTTTTTGACTTTGTTATCCGCTCTGAATTGCAAAGCCTGGGCAACGACTTATGACTTGCCGGCGAACGGCAACGATAGCGTCATTACCGAATTCGATGACAGTTTTTCGTTAACCCGCGCCGAACACAACGAAACCTTGCTCGACGTGGCCAGGCGCTTTAATTTGGGACAAACGGAAATCGTGCGCTTGAATCCCGATACCGATCGCTGGCATATCAAAAAGGACGAAGTCATTCGTTTGGCGAACCGGCGGATACTGCCGGATACGCCCCGCGACGGCATCACCCTGAATATCGCCGAATACCGCATGTATTACTATCCGCCGGCTGAGAAAGGCAAAGCGCCTCAGGTCATTTCTTATGCGCATGGCATCGGCCGGCAGGACTGGAAAACGCCGCTCGGCAAGACCCGCATCGTCAGAAAAGTCAAAGATCCCGCCTGGCACCCGCCGGAATCGATCCGCCGCGAACACGCGGCGAACGGCGATCCTTTGCCGGCGGTGGTGCCGCCCGGACCTCACAACCCGCTCGGGGCCTACATGATGCATCTCGACATTCCCGGCGGCTATCTGATCCACGGCACCGACATCGACAAAATCTACGGCATCGGCATGCAGATTACGCATGGTTGCGTTCGCATGTACCCGGAGGATATCGAGGCGTTATACCAATCGGTGCCGGTCGGAACGCCGGTTTATATCGTCAAGCAGCCGATCAAGGTCGGATGGCTTGACGATACGCTTTACATCGAAGCGCATCCCGACCTTGAAGGCGAAACGATGACGCAAGATCAGCGCTACGCCGCGGCGTTAACGCTTATTGAAAAGGCCAATGGCCAGATGCTGCCTGCATTTGACCGGCATGCACTGGAGGCGGCATTGACGAGGCTGAACGGCGAACCCACGCCTATTTTTAAAAGGCCTTATTTGAACGAAATAACGGCGTCACAAATAACTATCAATTGA
- the glp gene encoding gephyrin-like molybdotransferase Glp: protein MITTQPTCHDIDEPGLIPLDEALARILAAVPVAGGYERLAIEKARGRTLAEAVTAGFNVPAQTNSAVDGYAVHSSDLPAEGTRTLKIAGKAYAGEVFNGAIKPGQCLRIMTGAMMPEGLDTVIMQELVEARGDAIVIDSRHKSGQNVRQAGEDIRQGQTILHPGKWLTPPDIGLLASLGIPEVNVSRRLRIAIASTGDEIYSIGSPPGAAGLYDSNRYSLLAALDRPDIEVINLGIVEDKPEALRQAFEQAGRFADVIISSGGVSAGEADYTKTALQASGQIGFWKVAIKPGRPLAFGQIGNAVFFGLPGNPVAVLVTFYFVVLPALEKMLGMQDKPIAPVFPARTLEDLRKKPGRTEVQRGIIEQDRNGEWTVRSTGQQGSGMLSSMSRANAFIILEHERGNVKAGEWVSVKPFAGMF, encoded by the coding sequence ATGATCACGACCCAACCGACTTGCCACGACATCGACGAACCCGGCCTGATTCCGCTCGACGAAGCGCTGGCCCGCATCCTTGCCGCCGTACCGGTCGCAGGCGGCTACGAGCGCCTTGCTATCGAAAAAGCGCGCGGCCGCACGCTGGCCGAAGCCGTCACCGCCGGTTTCAATGTGCCGGCGCAGACCAATTCGGCGGTGGACGGTTACGCCGTGCATTCAAGCGATTTGCCCGCAGAAGGCACGCGGACTTTAAAAATTGCCGGCAAGGCCTATGCCGGCGAAGTCTTCAACGGTGCAATCAAGCCAGGCCAATGCCTGCGTATCATGACCGGCGCGATGATGCCGGAAGGACTCGACACGGTGATCATGCAGGAACTGGTCGAAGCCCGCGGCGATGCGATCGTGATCGACAGCCGCCATAAATCCGGCCAGAACGTGCGCCAAGCCGGCGAAGACATCCGGCAAGGCCAGACGATCCTGCACCCCGGCAAATGGCTGACGCCGCCCGACATCGGCCTGCTCGCCTCGCTCGGCATCCCGGAGGTCAACGTAAGCCGCAGGCTCAGGATCGCGATCGCCTCGACCGGCGACGAGATTTACAGCATAGGAAGCCCTCCGGGCGCCGCGGGGCTCTATGACAGCAACCGCTACAGCCTGCTGGCCGCGCTCGATCGGCCCGACATCGAAGTAATCAACCTCGGCATCGTCGAAGACAAGCCCGAGGCGCTGCGGCAGGCGTTCGAACAAGCCGGCCGATTCGCCGACGTGATCATCTCGAGCGGCGGCGTCTCGGCCGGCGAAGCCGATTACACCAAGACCGCCTTGCAGGCCTCAGGGCAAATCGGCTTCTGGAAAGTCGCGATCAAACCCGGTCGCCCCCTGGCCTTCGGCCAAATCGGCAATGCGGTATTCTTCGGCCTGCCCGGCAATCCGGTCGCGGTGCTGGTCACCTTCTATTTCGTGGTCCTGCCTGCGCTCGAAAAAATGCTCGGCATGCAGGACAAACCGATCGCTCCGGTCTTTCCGGCCCGTACTCTGGAAGACCTACGCAAAAAACCGGGCCGCACCGAAGTGCAGCGCGGCATCATCGAGCAGGATCGAAACGGTGAATGGACCGTCCGCAGCACAGGCCAACAGGGCTCGGGGATGTTAAGTTCGATGAGCAGGGCGAATGCGTTCATCATCCTGGAGCATGAGCGGGGGAACGTAAAGGCCGGGGAATGGGTTTCGGTCAAGCCCTTCGCGGGGATGTTTTAA